One segment of Drosophila ananassae strain 14024-0371.13 chromosome 3R, ASM1763931v2, whole genome shotgun sequence DNA contains the following:
- the LOC6507392 gene encoding uncharacterized protein LOC6507392 isoform X2 translates to MQAAMDTAAMAISVGAPGSGSVSGSSSGPGSSSSSGSSSSGYGSATTTPTGAGHYEASPTSMPMATIATVAPFYSEALTSLDAQQRQQHQQQQQQQNPGHFYHQNYGYGSSMPLDPAYNYTAPSYNAYSAPSSGGLGQQLSGNSYAVSAGRYEKLAPSSGAKYMGNTIGGSGGGAKPQATATPFYAQPLSGGISSTGGYMSQSSSMYDPYTKYKMPAQATPQTQLPSMMMPGSQAATAPGPTAGQLYGHLGSQKQSMQMVQQPQQQSQQPPAGQLTQLEANYAAIKPSRSYQGMPSSAIYGGGAGGNTGSMSNTLAGTTSAQYYDKYGMPVSMYSPNGGLPMYTTPELAADTAYRKSGNWGMDYNTPNCRSLAPVPPVANSSYHHTHPGQGSGHGHGPGHGPTAAAPSDIFYSSTKYDKYGSSGVTGYPSNPYAGTAISQPYAGRNLWSGAENPPPAPNPRQNCCVQGYPLTQQSCYYPRSNGYGYATPGSAVPPQTQPQYPVGSGGATAPPPMKLKHPTDMYVGHGSPYDTNPTQLGYGYNPQSMPGAGSSNSMSSQRYVPAPLGLGMSMSMGMDPGSAGGYYNDLNLNSLDSYGPPQMPPQQTLRSQPYPPDYRKRSAMVASNSSISAGNPCYLGQGSGNGVPMGGPLTNPMDSHVMDNYVGYNLHASASANLSFSVEATKGSANAQTNNIRDFLSTWKVDDEDEAAAGVAELVEAPAVAVVAPTVPSNQNFMYESLPPTGPQATAVAVDHQGINLPDIIIDIGKASGGPVEDSFGSFDVEKELDELRLKTSVSEQPVHDSSSDALAEILRQPETAAPLVVEQPLPSLPMPSPILNNNEAFVNPPTALDFDQNNSSNSNESNFAKEYETFIHKIDGSEREIEGADGQDRENPKRFKFYKRKRRITEPAQEDLAKEQQVGEANKTTQKVSLSPKKLLAKKRRNRIKMLQILEFESPRIKYVHYFKSLKRLRKRYASSRTRELRAILTKKQLTRTKERRLPLIKRLIKKYESGPASGVHNPQSLKGLSVTALNSSEFRSSLITGANRETVIKSVHSYKDKTEAVHHDQHLDEPPRSVEQQCFFKGFDDTENTNLSPKIKLRADEEMSEKDMTEVQKPSEPAGEEVSPNKDEQIHAWLRNQDAPKQPAEPAKTLTSIVLSSSSSSSSSSSSSSSSSGNDDSSSSSSQDGEASSSSSSSSSSSSSSGSSVAGEESDFNELAALEKELSQSQKGEPKAEPLPMDTTEKVDPSGSQTEPEEVSNQDIAKLKQILESDGEEVASISSAGARVPKLSDLSKIALNSSLKPRELVVSRDGASEGSPRVKEPAHRELSVEEALAEMYQQIGVASDPEDFEGKDGGDEGDEPNPNGQDVLLINLAEIFDSSSDLYVVQCDMNENILGVVTSGDEDQEMPGPDQLNLVQVNPEEEEQVNTLQLIQLLAEPQPEFETPLIHHEEIVHPEADGEENRNPRQLLKYLHGKYVQSRVSRYYHANRVLRKYRRQRARPSRRRRSK, encoded by the coding sequence ATGCAAGCGGCCATGGACACGGCCGCCATGGCCATCTCTGTGGGTGCACCCGGATCCGGCTCGGTTTCCGGCTCCAGTTCCGGCcccggcagcagcagcagcagtgggagcagcagcagcggctaTGGCAGTGCCACAACCACGCCCACCGGTGCTGGTCACTACGAGGCGTCGCCCACTTCGATGCCCATGGCCACGATAGCCACGGTGGCTCCGTTCTACAGCGAAGCCCTGACCTCGCTGGATGcccagcagcggcagcaacaccagcaacagcagcagcaacagaatcCGGGTCATTTCTATCACCAGAACTACGGATACGGAAGCTCCATGCCCCTGGATCCGGCCTACAACTATACGGCGCCGTCCTACAATGCCTACAGTGCGCCATCTAGCGGCGGCTTGGGGCAACAGTTGTCCGGGAACTCGTACGCCGTGAGTGCCGGTCGCTACGAAAAGTTGGCGCCCAGCTCGGGGGCCAAGTACATGGGGAATACGATCGGAGGAAGTGGGGGTGGTGCAAAGCCCCAGGCCACGGCCACGCCCTTTTACGCCCAACCTCTGTCCGGCGGAATAAGCAGCACCGGAGGCTACATGTCACAATCGAGTTCCATGTACGATCCGTacacaaaatacaaaatgcCCGCCCAAGCCACGCCCCAAACGCAACTGCCGTCGATGATGATGCCGGGTAGCCAGGCGGCTACAGCTCCGGGTCCTACTGCTGGCCAGCTGTACGGACACCTGGGCAGCCAGAAGCAATCGATGCAGATGGTCCAGCAGCCCCAGCAGCAATCCCAACAGCCACCGGCCGGGCAGCTAACCCAACTGGAGGCCAACTATGCGGCCATCAAGCCAAGCAGAAGCTACCAGGGGATGCCATCATCAGCGATCTATGGCGGAGGAGCTGGTGGCAATACCGGATCAATGAGCAACACTCTGGCGGGGACAACGTCGGCGCAGTACTACGACAAGTACGGAATGCCAGTGTCCATGTACTCGCCGAACGGCGGACTCCCCATGTACACTACGCCGGAGCTGGCGGCGGATACGGCGTACAGAAAATCGGGCAACTGGGGCATGGACTACAACACGCCGAACTGCAGGTCCTTGGCGCCAGTACCGCCGGTGGCCAATAGCTCGTACCATCACACGCATCCCGGGCAAGGATCTGGTCACGGACATGGACCTGGTCATGGCCCAACGGCTGCTGCTCCGAGCGACATATTCTACAGCTCCACGAAGTACGACAAGTACGGGAGTTCCGGAGTGACTGGCTATCCCAGCAATCCGTATGCGGGTACTGCAATCTCCCAACCCTACGCCGGAAGGAACTTATGGTCCGGGGCGGAGAACCCACCGCCAGCCCCGAATCCGCGCCAGAACTGCTGCGTCCAGGGCTATCCGCTGACCCAGCAGAGCTGCTACTACCCGAGAAGCAATGGCTACGGCTATGCCACACCCGGCAGTGCCGTCCCGCCCCAAACCCAGCCGCAATATCCTGTGGGCAGTGGTGGCGCCACCGCTCCCCCACCCATGAAGCTCAAGCATCCCACGGACATGTATGTGGGTCATGGATCCCCTTACGACACGAATCCTACGCAGCTCGGCTATGGCTACAATCCGCAATCCATGCCCGGAGCAGGCTCCTCCAATAGCATGAGCAGCCAGAGATACGTTCCGGCGCCTCTGGGGCTGGGGATGAGCATGAGCATGGGCATGGATCCGGGCAGTGCCGGGGGCTACTACAACGATCTCAACCTGAACAGCCTGGACAGCTACGGGCCGCCGCAGATGCCACCGCAGCAGACGTTGCGATCGCAGCCGTATCCGCCGGATTACCGCAAGAGATCCGCCATGGTGGCCTCCAACTCGAGCATTTCGGCGGGGAATCCGTGCTATTTGGGTCAGGGGTCCGGCAACGGAGTGCCAATGGGTGGTCCGCTCACCAATCCCATGGACAGCCATGTGATGGACAACTACGTGGGCTACAACCTCCATGCCAGCGCCTCCGCCAACCTAAGCTTCAGTGTCGAGGCCACAAAGGGATCCGCGAACGCCCAGACCAACAACATTCGGGACTTCCTCTCCACCTGGAAGGTggacgacgaggacgaggcCGCGGCCGGGGTGGCTGAGCTGGTGGAGGCCCCAGCCGTGGCTGTGGTGGCACCCACCGTTCCCAGCAACCAGAACTTCATGTACGAATCTCTGCCGCCCACGGGACCACAAGCCACTGCCGTGGCCGTGGACCACCAGGGCATCAATCTGCCGGACATCATCATCGACATTGGAAAGGCCAGTGGCGGCCCGGTGGAGGACTCCTTTGGCAGCTTCGATGTGGAGAAGGAGCTGGATGAGCTGCGGCTCAAGACCAGTGTCTCCGAGCAGCCGGTCCACGACAGCAGTAGCGACGCCCTGGCCGAGATTCTCCGCCAGCCCGAGACGGCAGCTCCTCTTGTGGTGGAGCAGCCGTTGCCCTCTCTACCAATGCCAAGTCCCATCCTCAACAACAACGAAGCCTTCGTGAATCCTCCCACAGCGCTAGACTTTGACCAGAACAACAGTTCCAACTCGAATGAATCCAACTTTGCCAAGGAGTACGAGACCTTCATCCACAAAATCGATGGATCGGAAAGGGAGATCGAGGGGGCTGATGGCCAGGACCGGGAGAATCCCAAGCGGTTCAAGTTCTACAAGAGAAAGCGAAGGATCACAGAGCCGGCACAGGAGGATCTGGCGAAGGAGCAACAGGTGGGGGAAGCTAACAAAACCACGCAGAAAGTGTCCCTCTCTCCTAAGAAGCTGCTGGCCAAGAAGCGACGCAATCGCATCAAGATGTTGCAGATTCTGGAGTTCGAGAGTCCAAGGATCAAGTATGTGCATTACTTCAAGTCCCTGAAGCGGCTGAGGAAGCGATATGCCTCGAGTAGGACCAGAGAGCTCCGGGCCATCCTCACGAAGAAGCAGCTGACGAGAACCAAGGAACGCCGCCTGCCGCTCATCAAGCGCCTGATAAAGAAGTACGAGTCTGGCCCGGCATCTGGTGTCCATAATCCCCAGAGTCTCAAGGGCCTGAGTGTCACCGCCCTGAACTCCTCCGAATTCAGGAGCAGTCTGATAACCGGAGCGAACCGGGAAACCGTCATCAAGAGTGTCCACAGCTACAAAGACAAGACGGAGGCAGTGCATCATGACCAGCATTTGGATGAGCCCCCAAGATCAGTGGAGCAGCAGTGCTTCTTCAAGGGATTCGATGATACGGAGAACACAAATTTGTCGCCGAAGATCAAGTTGAGAGCCGATGAGGAGATGAGTGAGAAGGACATGACAGAAGTTCAGAAGCCCTCTGAACCAGCAGGGGAGGAAGTGTCTCCCAACAAGGATGAGCAGATCCATGCCTGGCTGAGAAACCAGGATGCCCCCAAACAGCCTGCAGAGCCAGCCAAAACCCTGACCAGCATAGTTctctcctcgtcctcgtcgtcATCTTCGAGCTCCAGTTCCAGCAGCTCCAGTTCGGGCAATGACGACTCCTCCAGTTCGAGTAGCCAGGACGGAGAAGCCTCCtcgagcagcagcagtagctccagtagcagcagcagctcggGAAGCTCTGTGGCGGGAGAGGAAAGCGATTTCAACGAGCTGGCTGCCCTGGAGAAGGAGCTCTCCCAGTCACAAAAAGGAGAGCCCAAAGCGGAGCCATTGCCCATGGACACAACAGAGAAGGTGGACCCATCGGGGTCACAAACCGAACCGGAGGAGGTCTCCAACCAGGATATTGCCAAGCTGAAGCAGATCCTGGAGAGCGATGGCGAGGAGGTGGCTTCGATCAGCTCCGCCGGCGCCCGAGTACCGAAGCTAAGTGACCTTAGTAAGATTGCCTTAAATAGTTCCTTAAAACCCAGAGAGTTAGTCGTAAGTCGAGACGGAGCATCCGAAGGATCTCCGCGAGTGAAAGAGCCCGCTCATCGAGAACTGAGCGTTGAGGAGGCGCTGGCGGAGATGTATCAGCAGATTGGAGTGGCCTCCGATCCGGAGGATTTCGAGGGCAAGGATGGCGGGGACGAGGGCGATGAGCCCAATCCGAACGGGCAGGACGTCCTGCTCATCAATCTGGCCGAGATCTTCGACTCCAGCAGCGATCTCTATGTGGTGCAGTGCGACATGAACGAGAATATCCTGGGCGTGGTGACCAGCGGCGATGAGGACCAGGAGATGCCCGGCCCGGATCAGTTGAATCTCGTCCAGGTTAAtcccgaggaggaggagcaggtgAACACCCTGCAACTGATCCAGTTGCTAGCGGAACCCCAGCCAGAATTCGAGACACCGCTGATACATCACGAGGAGATCGTCCACCCGGAGGCGGATGGGGAGGAGAATCGGAATCCCCGCCAGTTGCTCAAATATCTTCACGGCAAGTATGTCCAGAGCCGTGTCAGTCGCTACTACCATGCCAATCGGGTGCTGAGGAAGTACCGGCGCCAAAGGGCTCGTCCTTCCCGACGAAGGCGGTCCAAATAG
- the LOC6507392 gene encoding uncharacterized protein LOC6507392 isoform X1, whose amino-acid sequence MWGLAGKSVGETQGWSNNCECNLKMLPSEQRTEVLKKGTVRDEGGNNLDAVKGARKMQAAMDTAAMAISVGAPGSGSVSGSSSGPGSSSSSGSSSSGYGSATTTPTGAGHYEASPTSMPMATIATVAPFYSEALTSLDAQQRQQHQQQQQQQNPGHFYHQNYGYGSSMPLDPAYNYTAPSYNAYSAPSSGGLGQQLSGNSYAVSAGRYEKLAPSSGAKYMGNTIGGSGGGAKPQATATPFYAQPLSGGISSTGGYMSQSSSMYDPYTKYKMPAQATPQTQLPSMMMPGSQAATAPGPTAGQLYGHLGSQKQSMQMVQQPQQQSQQPPAGQLTQLEANYAAIKPSRSYQGMPSSAIYGGGAGGNTGSMSNTLAGTTSAQYYDKYGMPVSMYSPNGGLPMYTTPELAADTAYRKSGNWGMDYNTPNCRSLAPVPPVANSSYHHTHPGQGSGHGHGPGHGPTAAAPSDIFYSSTKYDKYGSSGVTGYPSNPYAGTAISQPYAGRNLWSGAENPPPAPNPRQNCCVQGYPLTQQSCYYPRSNGYGYATPGSAVPPQTQPQYPVGSGGATAPPPMKLKHPTDMYVGHGSPYDTNPTQLGYGYNPQSMPGAGSSNSMSSQRYVPAPLGLGMSMSMGMDPGSAGGYYNDLNLNSLDSYGPPQMPPQQTLRSQPYPPDYRKRSAMVASNSSISAGNPCYLGQGSGNGVPMGGPLTNPMDSHVMDNYVGYNLHASASANLSFSVEATKGSANAQTNNIRDFLSTWKVDDEDEAAAGVAELVEAPAVAVVAPTVPSNQNFMYESLPPTGPQATAVAVDHQGINLPDIIIDIGKASGGPVEDSFGSFDVEKELDELRLKTSVSEQPVHDSSSDALAEILRQPETAAPLVVEQPLPSLPMPSPILNNNEAFVNPPTALDFDQNNSSNSNESNFAKEYETFIHKIDGSEREIEGADGQDRENPKRFKFYKRKRRITEPAQEDLAKEQQVGEANKTTQKVSLSPKKLLAKKRRNRIKMLQILEFESPRIKYVHYFKSLKRLRKRYASSRTRELRAILTKKQLTRTKERRLPLIKRLIKKYESGPASGVHNPQSLKGLSVTALNSSEFRSSLITGANRETVIKSVHSYKDKTEAVHHDQHLDEPPRSVEQQCFFKGFDDTENTNLSPKIKLRADEEMSEKDMTEVQKPSEPAGEEVSPNKDEQIHAWLRNQDAPKQPAEPAKTLTSIVLSSSSSSSSSSSSSSSSSGNDDSSSSSSQDGEASSSSSSSSSSSSSSGSSVAGEESDFNELAALEKELSQSQKGEPKAEPLPMDTTEKVDPSGSQTEPEEVSNQDIAKLKQILESDGEEVASISSAGARVPKLSDLSKIALNSSLKPRELVVSRDGASEGSPRVKEPAHRELSVEEALAEMYQQIGVASDPEDFEGKDGGDEGDEPNPNGQDVLLINLAEIFDSSSDLYVVQCDMNENILGVVTSGDEDQEMPGPDQLNLVQVNPEEEEQVNTLQLIQLLAEPQPEFETPLIHHEEIVHPEADGEENRNPRQLLKYLHGKYVQSRVSRYYHANRVLRKYRRQRARPSRRRRSK is encoded by the exons ATGTGGGGTCTTGCTGGGAAAAGTGTCGGGGAGACACAGGGGTGGTCCAACAATTGTGAATGCAATTTGAAAATGCTGCCAAGTGAACAGAGAACGGAAGTCCTCAAAAAAGGAACTGTACGGGATGAAGGTGGAAATAACCTTGACGCAGTTAAAGGCG cCAGAAAAATGCAAGCGGCCATGGACACGGCCGCCATGGCCATCTCTGTGGGTGCACCCGGATCCGGCTCGGTTTCCGGCTCCAGTTCCGGCcccggcagcagcagcagcagtgggagcagcagcagcggctaTGGCAGTGCCACAACCACGCCCACCGGTGCTGGTCACTACGAGGCGTCGCCCACTTCGATGCCCATGGCCACGATAGCCACGGTGGCTCCGTTCTACAGCGAAGCCCTGACCTCGCTGGATGcccagcagcggcagcaacaccagcaacagcagcagcaacagaatcCGGGTCATTTCTATCACCAGAACTACGGATACGGAAGCTCCATGCCCCTGGATCCGGCCTACAACTATACGGCGCCGTCCTACAATGCCTACAGTGCGCCATCTAGCGGCGGCTTGGGGCAACAGTTGTCCGGGAACTCGTACGCCGTGAGTGCCGGTCGCTACGAAAAGTTGGCGCCCAGCTCGGGGGCCAAGTACATGGGGAATACGATCGGAGGAAGTGGGGGTGGTGCAAAGCCCCAGGCCACGGCCACGCCCTTTTACGCCCAACCTCTGTCCGGCGGAATAAGCAGCACCGGAGGCTACATGTCACAATCGAGTTCCATGTACGATCCGTacacaaaatacaaaatgcCCGCCCAAGCCACGCCCCAAACGCAACTGCCGTCGATGATGATGCCGGGTAGCCAGGCGGCTACAGCTCCGGGTCCTACTGCTGGCCAGCTGTACGGACACCTGGGCAGCCAGAAGCAATCGATGCAGATGGTCCAGCAGCCCCAGCAGCAATCCCAACAGCCACCGGCCGGGCAGCTAACCCAACTGGAGGCCAACTATGCGGCCATCAAGCCAAGCAGAAGCTACCAGGGGATGCCATCATCAGCGATCTATGGCGGAGGAGCTGGTGGCAATACCGGATCAATGAGCAACACTCTGGCGGGGACAACGTCGGCGCAGTACTACGACAAGTACGGAATGCCAGTGTCCATGTACTCGCCGAACGGCGGACTCCCCATGTACACTACGCCGGAGCTGGCGGCGGATACGGCGTACAGAAAATCGGGCAACTGGGGCATGGACTACAACACGCCGAACTGCAGGTCCTTGGCGCCAGTACCGCCGGTGGCCAATAGCTCGTACCATCACACGCATCCCGGGCAAGGATCTGGTCACGGACATGGACCTGGTCATGGCCCAACGGCTGCTGCTCCGAGCGACATATTCTACAGCTCCACGAAGTACGACAAGTACGGGAGTTCCGGAGTGACTGGCTATCCCAGCAATCCGTATGCGGGTACTGCAATCTCCCAACCCTACGCCGGAAGGAACTTATGGTCCGGGGCGGAGAACCCACCGCCAGCCCCGAATCCGCGCCAGAACTGCTGCGTCCAGGGCTATCCGCTGACCCAGCAGAGCTGCTACTACCCGAGAAGCAATGGCTACGGCTATGCCACACCCGGCAGTGCCGTCCCGCCCCAAACCCAGCCGCAATATCCTGTGGGCAGTGGTGGCGCCACCGCTCCCCCACCCATGAAGCTCAAGCATCCCACGGACATGTATGTGGGTCATGGATCCCCTTACGACACGAATCCTACGCAGCTCGGCTATGGCTACAATCCGCAATCCATGCCCGGAGCAGGCTCCTCCAATAGCATGAGCAGCCAGAGATACGTTCCGGCGCCTCTGGGGCTGGGGATGAGCATGAGCATGGGCATGGATCCGGGCAGTGCCGGGGGCTACTACAACGATCTCAACCTGAACAGCCTGGACAGCTACGGGCCGCCGCAGATGCCACCGCAGCAGACGTTGCGATCGCAGCCGTATCCGCCGGATTACCGCAAGAGATCCGCCATGGTGGCCTCCAACTCGAGCATTTCGGCGGGGAATCCGTGCTATTTGGGTCAGGGGTCCGGCAACGGAGTGCCAATGGGTGGTCCGCTCACCAATCCCATGGACAGCCATGTGATGGACAACTACGTGGGCTACAACCTCCATGCCAGCGCCTCCGCCAACCTAAGCTTCAGTGTCGAGGCCACAAAGGGATCCGCGAACGCCCAGACCAACAACATTCGGGACTTCCTCTCCACCTGGAAGGTggacgacgaggacgaggcCGCGGCCGGGGTGGCTGAGCTGGTGGAGGCCCCAGCCGTGGCTGTGGTGGCACCCACCGTTCCCAGCAACCAGAACTTCATGTACGAATCTCTGCCGCCCACGGGACCACAAGCCACTGCCGTGGCCGTGGACCACCAGGGCATCAATCTGCCGGACATCATCATCGACATTGGAAAGGCCAGTGGCGGCCCGGTGGAGGACTCCTTTGGCAGCTTCGATGTGGAGAAGGAGCTGGATGAGCTGCGGCTCAAGACCAGTGTCTCCGAGCAGCCGGTCCACGACAGCAGTAGCGACGCCCTGGCCGAGATTCTCCGCCAGCCCGAGACGGCAGCTCCTCTTGTGGTGGAGCAGCCGTTGCCCTCTCTACCAATGCCAAGTCCCATCCTCAACAACAACGAAGCCTTCGTGAATCCTCCCACAGCGCTAGACTTTGACCAGAACAACAGTTCCAACTCGAATGAATCCAACTTTGCCAAGGAGTACGAGACCTTCATCCACAAAATCGATGGATCGGAAAGGGAGATCGAGGGGGCTGATGGCCAGGACCGGGAGAATCCCAAGCGGTTCAAGTTCTACAAGAGAAAGCGAAGGATCACAGAGCCGGCACAGGAGGATCTGGCGAAGGAGCAACAGGTGGGGGAAGCTAACAAAACCACGCAGAAAGTGTCCCTCTCTCCTAAGAAGCTGCTGGCCAAGAAGCGACGCAATCGCATCAAGATGTTGCAGATTCTGGAGTTCGAGAGTCCAAGGATCAAGTATGTGCATTACTTCAAGTCCCTGAAGCGGCTGAGGAAGCGATATGCCTCGAGTAGGACCAGAGAGCTCCGGGCCATCCTCACGAAGAAGCAGCTGACGAGAACCAAGGAACGCCGCCTGCCGCTCATCAAGCGCCTGATAAAGAAGTACGAGTCTGGCCCGGCATCTGGTGTCCATAATCCCCAGAGTCTCAAGGGCCTGAGTGTCACCGCCCTGAACTCCTCCGAATTCAGGAGCAGTCTGATAACCGGAGCGAACCGGGAAACCGTCATCAAGAGTGTCCACAGCTACAAAGACAAGACGGAGGCAGTGCATCATGACCAGCATTTGGATGAGCCCCCAAGATCAGTGGAGCAGCAGTGCTTCTTCAAGGGATTCGATGATACGGAGAACACAAATTTGTCGCCGAAGATCAAGTTGAGAGCCGATGAGGAGATGAGTGAGAAGGACATGACAGAAGTTCAGAAGCCCTCTGAACCAGCAGGGGAGGAAGTGTCTCCCAACAAGGATGAGCAGATCCATGCCTGGCTGAGAAACCAGGATGCCCCCAAACAGCCTGCAGAGCCAGCCAAAACCCTGACCAGCATAGTTctctcctcgtcctcgtcgtcATCTTCGAGCTCCAGTTCCAGCAGCTCCAGTTCGGGCAATGACGACTCCTCCAGTTCGAGTAGCCAGGACGGAGAAGCCTCCtcgagcagcagcagtagctccagtagcagcagcagctcggGAAGCTCTGTGGCGGGAGAGGAAAGCGATTTCAACGAGCTGGCTGCCCTGGAGAAGGAGCTCTCCCAGTCACAAAAAGGAGAGCCCAAAGCGGAGCCATTGCCCATGGACACAACAGAGAAGGTGGACCCATCGGGGTCACAAACCGAACCGGAGGAGGTCTCCAACCAGGATATTGCCAAGCTGAAGCAGATCCTGGAGAGCGATGGCGAGGAGGTGGCTTCGATCAGCTCCGCCGGCGCCCGAGTACCGAAGCTAAGTGACCTTAGTAAGATTGCCTTAAATAGTTCCTTAAAACCCAGAGAGTTAGTCGTAAGTCGAGACGGAGCATCCGAAGGATCTCCGCGAGTGAAAGAGCCCGCTCATCGAGAACTGAGCGTTGAGGAGGCGCTGGCGGAGATGTATCAGCAGATTGGAGTGGCCTCCGATCCGGAGGATTTCGAGGGCAAGGATGGCGGGGACGAGGGCGATGAGCCCAATCCGAACGGGCAGGACGTCCTGCTCATCAATCTGGCCGAGATCTTCGACTCCAGCAGCGATCTCTATGTGGTGCAGTGCGACATGAACGAGAATATCCTGGGCGTGGTGACCAGCGGCGATGAGGACCAGGAGATGCCCGGCCCGGATCAGTTGAATCTCGTCCAGGTTAAtcccgaggaggaggagcaggtgAACACCCTGCAACTGATCCAGTTGCTAGCGGAACCCCAGCCAGAATTCGAGACACCGCTGATACATCACGAGGAGATCGTCCACCCGGAGGCGGATGGGGAGGAGAATCGGAATCCCCGCCAGTTGCTCAAATATCTTCACGGCAAGTATGTCCAGAGCCGTGTCAGTCGCTACTACCATGCCAATCGGGTGCTGAGGAAGTACCGGCGCCAAAGGGCTCGTCCTTCCCGACGAAGGCGGTCCAAATAG